In a genomic window of Seriola aureovittata isolate HTS-2021-v1 ecotype China chromosome 11, ASM2101889v1, whole genome shotgun sequence:
- the LOC130177610 gene encoding alpha-tectorin-like, with protein sequence MDDTVLVEFLVCVSGLCAVVPLQVVDLVVRGVTLDKWNVSGRTVYKCPSTCTVIGSTVIRFGGNVTSVPNRCAYSLMSHMGVQLVAVFKDRRRKDVSLLDQVILHKSGVSIHLGQGGRVQVNGTVLSLSNVPQQHHGVKLSKDKTGVTAMFPLSKTSVFFDGYTAQITTTGGSPSMQGLCGNRTLSDEKSSNSSSSSCEDQHKERNNTSINCTMVTERCNVLREAPFTACHNLTDPEPFITACIKNLCKYPAVDGFSRCQFLEAYVAACNLQPSNNTLQGWRSNVTCSAPQVFCNDTFCSAHEFCAADISGKTSCYCRAIFASKYRSKNTLGEPTVCDQNSASVTLAGCLLNERGVDYSMLHLNNNSCRGQMDSRTHMVTFSFDSNNTCGTVVMANNSQIIYKNAIMKQNNTGVITRHDQFQIDFSCYYNQPEIKTMAFKIKDSSVIQKIISGPWNYTLTMKAYSDAGRTKVINASTEIQLQEKVWVELKTEGLDDQMVAVVTDSCWATDQSSPNGSLRYDLIKKGCSNPADDTVTVIGNGLGTFNFFSFNMFQFSGKSGDIYLHCRLNLCVKSNKTCAPSCNKKKRRSVRSLYKDENPALITMAWTN encoded by the exons ATGGACGACACAGTTTTAGTTGAGTTCCTTGTGTGTGTCAGCGGCCTCTGTGCTGTCGTTCCTCTGCAGGTCGTGGACTTGGTCGTCCGTGGTGTTACTCTGGATAAGTGGAATGTCAGTGGTCGGACTGTCTACAA GTGCCCATCCACTTGCACTGTGATCGGCTCCACTGTCATCAGGTTTGGCGGCAATGTGACCTCCGTCCCAAACCGCTGTGCTTACTCTCTGATGTCACATATGGGTGTCCAGCTGGTGGCGGTCTTCAAGGACCGCCGGCGTAAAGACGTCAGTCTTCTGGACCAAGTGATCCTGCACAAGTCGGGTGTCAGCATTCACCTGGGACAAGGTGGAAGAGTTCAG GTGAACGGCACGGTGCTGAGCCTCAGCAACGTGCCTCAGCAGCATCACGGCGTGAAACTCTCCAAGGACAAAACCGGAGTCACCGCCATGTTCCCGCTCTCCAAGACTTCCGTCTTCTTTGATGGTTACACCGCACAGATCACCACGACAG GTGGATCACCCAGCATGCAGGGTTTATGTGGCAACAGGACTCTGAGTGACGAGAAGTCGTCCAattccagctcctccag ctgtgAGGATCAGCACAAGGAACGTAACAACACAAGCATCAACTGCACCATGGTGACTGAACG CTGTAATGTCCTGAGGGAGGCGCCCTTCACCGCCTGCCACAACCTCACCGACCCAGAGCCCTTCATCACCGCCTGCATCAAGAATCTGTGCAAATATCCAGCGGTGGACGGTTTCAGTCGGTGCCAGTTCCTGGAGGCCTACGTCGCCGCCTGCAACCTGCAGCCGTCCAACAACACCCTGCAGGGCTGGAGGTCAAATGTCACCTGCT CCGCCCCCCAGGTCTTCTGTAACGACACCTTCTGCAGCGCTCATGAGTTCTGCGCTGCCGACATCAGTGGTAAAACCAGCTGCTACTGTCGGGCCATCTTCGCCTCCAAATACAGATCAAAAAACACTTTAG GCGAGCCGACGGTCTGCGACCAGAACTCTGCCTCGGTCACCCTGGCCGGTTGTCTCCTGAACGAAAGAGGCGTCGACTACTCCATGTTacacctcaacaacaacagctgcagaggACAGATGGACAGCCGCACCCACATGGTGACCTTCAGCTTCGACAGCAACAACACCTGTGGGACGGTGGTAATG GCCAACAACAGCCAGATCATCTACAAGAACGCCATCATGAAACAGAACAACACTGGCGTCATCACTCGCCACGACCAATTCCAGATCGACTTCTCCTGCTACTACAACCAGCCGGAGATCAAGACCATGGCCTTCAAAATCAAAGACAG ctcTGTGATCCAGAAGATCATATCTGGACCTTGGAATTACACTCTGACCATGAAGGCCTACAGCGATGCCGGCCGTACAAAAGTCATCAATGCGAGCACCGAAAtccagctgcaggagaaagtCTGGGTGGAGCTGAAGACCGAGGGGCTGGACGACCAAATGGTTGCCGTGGTGACTGACTCCTGCTGGGCCACCGACCAGTCGTCGCCCAACGGGAGTCTGAGATACGACCTGATCAAGAAAGG CTGCTCCAACCCAGCTGACGACACAGTGACGGTCATCGGCAACGGACTGGGAACATTCAACTTCTTCTCCTTCAACATGTTCCAGTTCAGTGGGAAGAGTGGGGACATCTACCTGCATTGCAGACTCAACCTGTGTGTGAAGAGCAACAAAACCTGCGCCCCG aGCTGCAATAAGAAAAAACGCAGATCTGTCAGGTCTTTATATAAAGATGAAAATCCCGCCCTCATCACCATGGCTTGGACCAATTAG